The Hypanus sabinus isolate sHypSab1 chromosome 31, sHypSab1.hap1, whole genome shotgun sequence genome window below encodes:
- the LOC132383686 gene encoding histone H4-like: MHNVPEGAEGLSMTEFVGKLLLDSLELPSSMELEIERTHRALVLKPTQDKPHSIIIKFLLYVTKEEILRNAWGGKGLGKGGAKRHRKVLRYNIQGITKPAIRRLARRGGVKRISGLIYEETRGMLKVFLENVIRDAVTYTEHAKRKTVTSMGVVYALKRQGRTLYGFGG; the protein is encoded by the exons ATGCACAACGTTCcagaaggagcggagggcttgtctatgacggagtttgtcggaaagttgctgCTGGACTCGTTGGAGCTTCCGTCAAgtatggagctggaaatcgagagaacGCACCGCGCGCTAGTCCTAAAACCTACCCAAGATAAGCCacattcaataataattaaattccttctgtaCGTTACCAAGGAGGAGATTCTACGAAAcgcctggg GAGGCAAAGGTCTGGGCAAAGGCGGAGCCAAGCGGCACCGTAAAGTGCTCCGTTATAACATCCAGGGCATCACCAAACCGGCCATCCGCCGTCTGGCTCGCCGTGGCGGCGTCAAGCGGATCTCGGGTCTGATCTACGAGGAGACTCGCGGGATGCTGAAGGTTTTCCTGGAGAATGTGATCCGGGATGCGGTCACCTACACTGAACACGCCAAGCGCAAGACGGTCACTTCCATGGGTGTGGTTTACGCTCTGAAACGCCAGGGCCGCACTCTCTATGGCTTCGGCGGCTGA